The sequence TTGTTAATGGGAAGAATAAAGGGAATAGAGTAGAGATttgtttttaatggaaattcatGTGAAATTCGGAACTCGATGCGAACAAAGACGAATGCCAATGTCAGCTTCCAATTTTTGGTATACATTATAACTGCATAACAATCTGAATGCAATAGAAGCTTTCTTCATCTTTAACATGTTCACACCGGCGCTGTAATTTGCACTCTTTCCCATCTGGCGGCTGAATTCTCAgttgatgaaaatattgaaattatcaataagtaaattaattttcaactatatgacaatattttctaattacgaAACCATTTGACGAACCACATATTTGATGGTACACGCCGTCTAATGTGACATGAAAATGTCAGCCATCAATGGTACACAGTCTAATGTGATATCTTACTATGACCCGCCAGTGGTACACGCCGTCCAATGGGACATCCAAGTGTGAGTTACTGGTGGTGCGCgtcggcgtgaacgtgttaaacgtgcTTTATATGTTTTTGCATTTGATCGGTATCATTAATTTcctttgatttaatttttttttaatattatttctaattgttCCTTTACATTGCACATTATTCGCTTGAATCACGTTGAAtcttgatatttttattgtgacttttacagtattttataaaaagctCTGCTTAGACTACGACACTTTTCACCCGGCACAATTCTCCGGGATGGTTCGACCCTCTGAAGTGGTGAAAACAGTCCACCCACTGTCTATGCTCAAGGATCCTCGTGAGAAAAGTTGTCGTCGCGGAGAAACGACATGGGTGGTGATACTTGGTTTCCTGGCCCTTGCACTCAGTCAATTTTCATGTCGACTCATTCTTTTTCGTCAATAGTAAATTTGTTAAGACACAAAATTACATTCTTACACTCTCATCTTTCGGAGAAAATTGTATCTaatattatgatttttaatttgcaaCAAATCAGTTTTTATCCCCAATTAAAGTAACACCATGgtgatagaaaaataaaaatattcccgaAGAACACAAGGCGGTCTGTCTGGTAACCACGTGCTGCTCCATTTTGCCCCTTCCATTGGCGGAGGGGCGGTCACGTTCTCGCGTGGGACGCAGGGCAACAAaggaaggaaaagaggaaattGTTTGGTTTGAATACAGTTTAAGGCCCAATCAAAACAGAGACCCGTTGCCAGAGAAAAGATATCGGTTTCCTTAAAGGATGCCGCAAAACGTGTCCACCTACGCGGCACGCACCCCCGAAACATAAAATcgagaaaaagaatttcaaaaaggaaTACGCGAACAAGTACAATTACAACAATGCCTGATGTTTAACCAGAAAAGAtgtaaaaaaacaaattttataattataggaaatatacctcagaaattataataaacagagattaaaacaaattttttccgGTTTTGTATAATGAAGCTTTTTGATTGtcaagggttaaatatttaattgaatctaATTTGTGCAcaatatttcaatgtaaatatacaataaGCTCCATAGCTCCATCGTTCGAACTCGATGACGCTCGTTGCATATTGCACAGGTGCGCAGGAAAAGGGAACAGCACTGGCAGGGAGCGTAGGGCCGAAGCCGCGACAGGAACGTAGGGTTCGTAACGCGCACCCACGGGATCAGCGGTATAAAATTACGGTATCGTGTAAACAAAGAATATCGTCGGCGCGTCTGATGGCCGCTTGGGTGGCCGTCAGGGCCTCACGTGTTCTCCACAAGCAGCGAGACTCTAACTTCGGTAGCGACGAGCTTGCCGGATCTACGATGATCTCCGATAAACGAAGATTCGCGAGCGGGTGCGCGAACCGAAGACCGTAAACACACTTCTGGCTGATGTCTGTTCAGTTTTCGCGATGGCCGATAAGGTGAGAGACCGAGTTTCGCAGTTGATTCGGTAGTTTGATCAATCTAACAAGTCAAGACatttaattaaagtttcattcACCGATTCTTTGTGGTAgctaaattagaaatttttgcagaattttcttcttcgttaagtttcatttaaaatagcTTTTCTTAACATTTCGTAGAAGACTTTTAAATTCcaaaaactgattaataattagtaataaatattacgaTAAGAACTTACATTTAGAATGTATTACTGAAATAAATGACTGTCCTTATCAACTTTTCACGTGATCGAATCATCCATTTAACACAGTGCAAAAGAGGGGTTTCTTTTCTAACTCGTCTAATTGTTGGGATACGAAATTCCAAAAGAGATGATTGCGAtctttaaatatgtttttctcATTCCTTCGACATGAACGAAAGCCGTTAAAGAAAATATGCTTAAAAAATGATTGGATTAATCGTTTCCTACGAGTCTGGTATATTCTTCTGCGTCTATCGCAAGATCAAACAGAAAAGTCATCAATTAAACTCCGCGGCAAGTGGttgaaaagaaaaatccaaagCCCGAAATCCTCGCGGCGTCCGCGGCCGGATCGCATAGAATTAAAATGGCCACCGCGCGGCGGATGTAAACAGACCAGAGAGTCCGTAGCGCGCACGTGAGACCGGGCGGCCGCAATGTCTGGTTCCGGTCTGCGGTTTTCCGACGGGAACACGTGCGACCGAAACGGGTTTTCTTCGGGTGGTCCCCGTCGCCCGTTTTATCTTAAAAAAACGATCGGGAACTGTCGCGATTCGCCGGAGAAGTCCCTTTCGTATACAGACGAACAGGACAAAGGGGCCATACGCGCACCGGAAGGGTTATTTTCATTCCGGCGCAGATAATGATCATTTTCTACTCGCAATAAACACGAAACACTGATAAGACGAACGTCCAAATGTGGAAGATACGTTTTTCATCGCGATTTTCTTACTCGTTTACGAgcgaattgatttttttttatcatgAGGACCACTCGAGGCTGTCGTCGAAAATGTTAAGGGAGAACTTTCAATGCAGTGAAATAGTAAACATTGCAATTATCTTTGCAAACAAATAGAACATACTAATAAAACGAAAGTACTAATATGAAAGATACGTTTTTCTTCACGAATTTCTTACTCGTCTAGggtctaattaatttttcttttacttcaaAGACTACTTTAGGCTGTCGCAGAAAATGTTAAGCTAGAATTTTGGAGGCAGGAAAGTAGTAAACGTTATCTTGTTTCCGATTGTCTTTACAGGCGAATAGAACAGACTGGTAAAATGAACGTACTAATATGAAAGGTACGTTTTTCCTAGTGACTTTATTCCCCGTCTGTAGACCAATTGATTTTTTTACCACAAGCACCACTCGAGGCTGTCGCGGAAAACGTCACGGTGGAACTTTGTAAGTAGTAAAATAGTAAACACTAGCCGGGCGCCGCTATCTCCGTGGGGTGGTCCGTTAAGAGAAAGGACGAGCCACTTTAAATTCAATCCTTAAGGCACGAGGTTCGCTGGCTAAGTATCCTGGAAGACCAACGAGTACCGTGTAATGTCCCTGGACCTCGAAAGCTCTCGACCAGCCCCAAGCCaccattttttaatttcctctgAAGTGGCTGATCGTAAAATTGAGGATTTATTAGGACACTAATAGAAATACATTAGGTGATTGAAGTTGAGGGATAACGAATAAATGATTGTTCTAGATTGCGAATAAGCCAAATTTTATAAAGATCTTGCTAAACATCTATTTACGACGATGACAACATGAATATTTGTTTGAAGAAATACACTTTCGtcgaataatttcttgaattttcttGATTAGAATGCAAGAGCATGTGGAGAGAAAATCTGAGCGACAGTCAGCGAAGATAGGAGCGCCCGTTGCAGGGATCCAGCCCGAAGGCAAAGACAAGATGGCCGTGACGCTTCTCTTTCGTCGGATCGTTCCCAGTAATGCAAACAAACTCCTTGAGAATTCATGGTCTAGAGAGCACACGGTCGACAATATCGCTGGACGAAGGTTGGAGGACATTAAATAATGTCCCCTATTCCAAGATTTCAGTGTCCTAATTagggaaattatgaaaatgtcgCGACCACTCCAATAATCGTACTTTCATTCAAAGTGGAAGGGAATATTTGTTTGTCTGAAACTCTGAAGCGTAAGAAGtgttataatttgatatttgaacaatttctgaactaaattattttttgtgaCTAAATTTCGGGGTTGTAAAAGTAGGTAGGTATTTTCgcaatatataaatttagattCTCCAACTATCAACATAACATTTAAATCTATGTCAGCGCtcaaataaaccaaattgcataaTAAACTGCCTAATGTCTTTACTTCAACATTAATGTCCTATTCAAATCATTTAACTCATATTTTGTAAGTTAGGCcccgaaaattttattttgcctAAGTTACCAGACCTTGAAATTTACTAATGAAAGTTAAATGCTTCATATAACAGAAAAGCGCATTAAGTACAAAGAATGTGTGTGAAAAGATTGTGTGTAACAGAtaataaaggaaagaaaaatcggTTTCCCGTGATTTATAGGAACGATAATGTTGAATAAGAAAACGTCGAATTATAAATGAGCGAAGGATAGTTAACCGTTGCTCGATTCGGCCGAAAGATTTCTCGGAATTTCTGCCGACGAAGTCCTCGACGCAGAAACGTTAGGGCGTGAATCGAGTCTTTCGGCGATCATAATAAAATCGAGGCTCTCGATAAGCTTTGGTTCTCATTCTTTCAGGCGTTGTAAATTGACACCGTGTCACGTGCTTGGAGAGGTAAACATTTCGCTTCAATTGACTGCGATCAACGAGTTAATCGACTGTTCGTTAGGACACGGTCACGGTTGATGGAGAACACAGCGATAAGGAGACGAAGAAAATTCGTAGGAAAAAAAGTAACGTCATCCTATTTATTTATAGCCTTTAATAAAGCAGCTATTATAATAGCGATTCTATTCTCAATTAATTCGTCAGCATcctcagaaatattatttcggaGTATCTAAAGAATCGAGAAATTTTTGGAGTattatgaatacaaatttttatttctaaaattgaattCGTATTTAACTTATTTTTAACTCGATTTGTGGATTATTGTGGTAATTAAATtgtgaattttatgaatttataatattgaaaatggcgtaaaatttattaaaaaaagtatttcaatctaatttcaaataatagattatttatgaTGTTATTTCAGTTGTTCAAGCACAAGCGATTAAattggaaaaatattaaaaatgcgTGAGTAAtgttttcattagaaaaatgagAGCGTACaaagatttaaatattcgaaGAGTGCACGATCAAGAAAAATAAACACGGTGTGAGTGATATTCAGCAAGAAGCTGGTATCATGACTAAAATTTCCCGAAAATTGGGACTAATTTCAGGATAATCGATGATGCGGCAAAAATTCAGAGAGAAGAACGAAAAGGAGGGGCGGTTCTATTCTCGGGCGGAGCATATACCCAACGTCTCGTTGGCCAACAGGTGGACCAATCGGTTCATGGAGCTTTTTTGTTCATGTCTACTGGCAAGTATCCCGAAATTGTGAAACTCACTTGCGTTTGCTCCTAAGTAATTGCTTCCGACGACATTGTATTCATTCAGCGAATATGTTCTATAATAAAACGCAGTGATTTGTGCTGCGATTCTAAACGTGTAAACTTTAACGTAGAATGCAGTGTTTGGAAGCTGTAAACATGATACTTGAAGAAATCTTGCATCTATGTTAATtacataatgaattaatattgataCAGAGGTAGTTGTGTATACCATAAAACTAAAACAGTATGTTTTGTAAAATAGAATTAGtactattgaataatttgaatttaaaaatgaaagaattgtAAATTTCATCGTATAGTTGTAGACATAGCTTAAGTatttaagtttcatttaatcCTACGAGTGTATGGAAGTAAATAATACTCAAAAATCGGGAATATAGTCTATGATCAAGAACCATGAATTGATGATTCTGCTCCAAAATCAACACCGTTAAAACTACTGCATTGACAACAAAACCAGTACCATCAGTAAAACAGATAACGTTAAACATCTCTTAAACATAATAATCAACTCTAAATTCCTGTTAAACCCAACCTCACATTTATTCATTCTGTATCGGAGTACCGGCGACAAAACACGCAAGAAGATAACAAGCAATAACCCTCGCATTCTAATCAACCATAAAACAAACACACGAAACTAGAAACCAAACAGAAGACGTAAACCGCGAAGCAACAATCCGACGGAAGGGACCGCACCCCGATGAACTAAATATCATCATCATCGCAACATCTCAATCCAGTGATCGCCGGCCGAAAAACAATCAAGAATCCGTAACAATGAAAACGAGAAACGTTATGTAATCTTTATCATCCCTCATCTCGTGTCCTCATTTTCGTCCTGCCGTCCTTACCCGGGCGTGACGCCGCTCTACCAGACGGTCTCCATTGGCGATCACCACTGGCTGCAGTCTCATTTATCGGGCGCCAGCCAATGAACGTTCAGTTTCCACCCACACGGTCGCCACACCCATCAGGGGGAAACAGAGCTGCGTCGTGACGGCATGACGCACGTCATCGGGACGCGTTAAGCTTCCACCGGGCTCGGAGCCGATCCCGAGGTCCAGTCATCCGAAAACACTTAGCGGCGCATCAGCGCAACGTCCACGGCCGACTGCGGCAAGTCTAAATAATTGACCCCACCGTGCGCCGGACCGTGCAAACAATTTACATCGGGCACACGTAAATAACGACCACCGCTTCCTCGTCATTGTGATTACGACAAGAACGCGTGGCCGCCCCGCGAATCCTTGGTCAATACGCGCGAGTAGCATACAATCGGCTAACACTTTGAATTTCGGGTAACAGTGATACGATTCGTAAGATTCTAAAAGTACCCTGATCTTTTTGTGGATATTTCCCTTGGACCTGGTGTGGACTTACTAGATTTAAAAAAGACTCATTGGACTCGGTGTAGACTAACTGGACTTGTAAATTTACTGGACTCGGTGTGGATTCATTGGACACCGCGTAGAATTGCTAGACTCTGTGTAGATTCATTAGACCCTTCTTCCTTGTAAGAAGTCTGTTGACTAATAACGTTGACTCCACTTTTCCCTGTGAAGTGCATATAGTTATAGTCCTAAAGGATCCAAGGTCCTAGAATGTCTGTAAGAGCGTGACGAACAACAGGCTCCATGGACCAGAGAGTGATCGTTCCGTCGACACCTCGCGGCGCCGCTGAGACCACCGCGAGGATCATCATGAAGAACGAATCGGACACTGCCTTACACTTGCAGGACCAGTCCTCCATCACCCACCCGAATTCATCCGCGGTTGTCCCTAGGACCAGTCTATCGATCACCAGCAGCTTGAATCAGGAGCAGAGTCTGGACTCGCTGATCTGCAACCCGTCCAGCACGGAGCTGCCCAGGAAACCGGGCGCGCGTCGCCAGGAGAAACCGCCATATTCGTACATCGCGCTAATCGTGATGGCGATCCAGTCAAGTCCTGGAAAGAGGCTAACGTTGTCGGAGATATATTCGTTTCTGCAACAACGATTTCCATTCTTCCGGGGCACATATCAAGGATGGAAGAACTCCGTCCGTCATAATCTCAGTCTGAACGAGTGTTTCATTAAGCTGCCGAAAGGATTAGGCAGACCAGGCAAAGGACACTACTGGACGATAGATCCTTCGACGGAGTACATGTTCGAGGAAGGAGGTTTCCGGAGACGACCTCGGGGCTTCCGTCGCAAATGCCAGGCTCTAAAGCCTCAGTACCCTCAGTACTTCTCCGGAAGTGGACCAGTAGGTGTCCAGGCACCTGGATACGAGAACCTGGCACCTGGAGGTATGGAGTACGCAAATGGATACCAGAACCAGTATCAGAATTATCAGGAGTACGCGATGTACGCTCCTGGCGCCGCGGTTTCCGCTGACTGGGCTTACCCGGAGGCGAGCTACAAGACACCCCCTATCGCGGAAGTGACTTACAAGACGACGGAAGTCACTTACAAAACCGGGGAGCCGTCGGTTTACAGGAACGGGGAGCTCGTCGCTTTCAAGAGCGAGCCCGGTTATCCCAGGAGCCAGGATCAACTGACCTACAGAGCTGCTGAGGGATTCTCGGTGAAGGATCACCAGCAACATCATTCAGAGACGGCATACAAGGACAACGAGGCCATGATGGCTTACAAGTGCCAGTCGAATCCTGCGGCCACTTCGCAAACAACTGGCCAGGACTATTACGCGGGTTACGGGCTTGGGGTCAACAATGTCGCCGGTAACGTGAACGCTGCTATTCAAGGGATGCCGGAAACCGGGAACAGCAGCCCCGTAGGGAACGTTAGCTCGACGCATAGCGGTTGTCAGACACCTGTAACGGATAACGGTGAGTACTTTGTTGACTGTGTGTAGTTGAATTTTTAGTACGACTGGTGACTGAGCTTTTATGGGTGTATTAAAACAGTAAGTTTCTATTCTAAATTGATAAATcgataagaataattaaaacacTGTCTCTTCCACGAATAGACTTGAGTAAACTTTTAAACTTGagagtatatttaaaatatttgaagtatGTTTTGTGAAAAATTAGTTAGTGGAAGTTGGAGTTTCGCAGTATTCGCAGACATTGATCTGTCGACGCGATTCCCGAGTCCATCTCCGGACGGAGGACAACAATGACAATTCTTGACACTCGATGGGGCCATCTGGAAAACCGGAGACGGTTTATGAGCTTCGAGGCGCCGGATAACGAAACTGGCGGATTCTCGTTCACAAACTGTCTCGACACGATTTACATTCATTTGGCCGTACCTCGTGTTGAAATTCTTCTAACTACAATATTCATCTTTCTTGCATTAATTAACTTGATTTCGTGTTGCGTGAATTTATAATGTCAATTATTCATTGAAGGGATGAAAAGTAagttttaagaaatgattataaatatatcaaacaaCATTCGGTGCCCTTTGTAGCAAGTGAAAGTCAACATGATTTCTGTTTAATAATAAGGGACGAGGGCACTCTTCGCGCGAGCCGACAGACACGAAATCACCGTGGTTGACAGGACCTATTAGTCCGGGGTGACATTCCTGTCACGCCCCACGCGAGAAGTCGTAATTCGTAACTGGTAACTGAACACGTGTAACGCGGCGCGACACGAAGTCCCTGACGCGTTTCCCCGTCAGATTAATTTAGCGTGGCCACCCCCGTTTCCACGGGGCGGCAATTAAATGCTCGTTAAACACCTCCCGACGTTGTAAAACGCTCGAGCGCACCATCAATTTCGAACAATTTGTCTCGATCTTCAAACAAACGAATAACTTACTGTTTTctatttccatttatttaattttcttcttattaacTCTGACATTATTTGTAAATGGTGCAGAAACTAAAGTTGCAAACTTATTATGCCTAAAGTGAGTTTACATGTTGATGGTCTTTAAGTTAGGATCGATAgaaattttcatagaatttgattattttctatatctTTAAATGCTGAATGTATGTAATAGGTAGTAATAATGATTGTTTGCAAAGGAAAAGGCATGGAAACACGTTCAAGCTCGAAATTCAGGAATTAAAATTCTGGAGTAAAAACATTGGTAACTATAGGTCGTAACGTAGTTTCGTTTATGAATGAACCAACACCATGAATGCAACAACATACTACAATCGCCGGGCGATAAACAAATGATCAGGAGGAACGAAAATACACGTTTTTTTGTATCGGTTACCGGTAGTCGCGTGCTAGCAAGTGAGGTCTCGAATCGCTTATCGCCTAAACATTTACAAGTGGCGTAAACAAGATGGTTCTTTAATCTAAGTACATCGACCGTGCCACCTCAAACATTAGCCCGTTCGTTTATTAAACCTCTCCGCAGAACCAGTTTTGATCCGCAGATCCCGGTTCCAAAGAAGTTTTATGACAGTGAAGTATACGTTGAGAACTGtttacaatattaatgaaatattcattggaataatatctaatacagttagtaatttgataaatattaatagtcaAGATCCTTCAATTCATATGAACACATACAACAAATTTTCCATTGTCtgaatttttttacaatatttctaattattttaaaaaatataaaaatattatcattcaGTTGTTGGcaatttcaaaatcaatattGAAACGAAGCAATTGAAATACTGAGACCTGTATACCTTTTAATGCCAGCCATATTGAATTTCCGCTGTGAAGTTTACGCAaaccaaactatttaaaattactctatttaaaaattattctctcTTTAAAAACCTTTCTTCATTCATACATAAAGATCTAAACTTTTAACAATTCCcgaagtaaaagaaaaacaaattaagtCTTCATCCAAGGTACTTCAAAGTACCATTTTCATTCAGCTACGTCAAAAAGTCCATATACTTATTAATCATTATAGAATCACTAATTCCAAAGAAGTTTCCTGTAAGCGCGTCGATTACTTAAAAATTCACGCAGAATCGGCTAGCGATTCGATAAACGAGATCAAGAGACAAGTGCGCAACGACTGTTCCGAAAAGGGCGTCGTGTGTGGTCCCAATGGCAGTGCTGTCAGTCAAATTCTCTCCCCGGACGGCTCCACAATCCTCCGCACTCCTCCGCGAGATCCCGAAAGTTTCCCGGGCGATCGGCTCGCGCAaattcttttttccctctttctctgtgTTCCTTTTGTCTCGTTTTTGTTTCGAACTGCCGGCGCGTTCTCGAAACCGTCGTCGAAAGGGAACGGTAGAGAATATCtgtgcacacgcgcgcgcacgcactaACAACGATCCCCATAGTCGCGAGTAGAGCGCGATCGCTCCAGAAATACATCCCGGGAACCTgtatagaaaaagagaaagaggaaaatccgGGGGCCTACCGAGGAGGCGCCTGCAGATTGATCTCGTTTACACTTTACTGACTTGTACCGGTGAAGAGTGCCGGAAAAGGGGGATGGTGGGGTGGGCGATGGCGGACGGAAAGGGCGCGTGGGTGGCGGCGTTTATCCCCTTGCCCGAATCTGCCGGTGTATCGAGGTGGAGACGCTATGGATTGTACTTGTAACGAGAGCGGCTTGAATGGGGACGATCCGTCGACGTAATGGATCGACGATTCCATGGTGTCGCGGgtattcttttaaccctttagttCCCGGTAGCGTCGCCTCGAAACCACATATTTTGATATCAGTGAACTGCGAAGCTGTGGACTAGTCGTGAAATCACTAGTATAATATTGCTATAATAATTGCCTTcacgtcattattattattattactagcaTCTTTTTACAAGAAtacttatttttgttaaaatgaTAAGTTACTTAACGTGCATTGTGAAAATAA comes from Nomia melanderi isolate GNS246 chromosome 7, iyNomMela1, whole genome shotgun sequence and encodes:
- the LOC116433120 gene encoding uncharacterized protein LOC116433120; translated protein: MDQRVIVPSTPRGAAETTARIIMKNESDTALHLQDQSSITHPNSSAVVPRTSLSITSSLNQEQSLDSLICNPSSTELPRKPGARRQEKPPYSYIALIVMAIQSSPGKRLTLSEIYSFLQQRFPFFRGTYQGWKNSVRHNLSLNECFIKLPKGLGRPGKGHYWTIDPSTEYMFEEGGFRRRPRGFRRKCQALKPQYPQYFSGSGPVGVQAPGYENLAPGGMEYANGYQNQYQNYQEYAMYAPGAAVSADWAYPEASYKTPPIAEVTYKTTEVTYKTGEPSVYRNGELVAFKSEPGYPRSQDQLTYRAAEGFSVKDHQQHHSETAYKDNEAMMAYKCQSNPAATSQTTGQDYYAGYGLGVNNVAGNVNAAIQGMPETGNSSPVGNVSSTHSGCQTPVTDNGIKMQCSNSNSTSSGGGLIDRKPSSYFGHPAGSVTLSSLSSLGSLNLSNFGGLSISNIPGSNIHHGTTTPSSAMYYDQIKYSM